The nucleotide sequence ACCTCCGGTCGGTGATCAGGTCTCGCCAGGCCCGGACCTCGGCCACCGCGGCCCGCACCGGATGCCACAACCGGATCGGCGCCGCCGGGTCGGGCGGTGGCAGCGCCGCGCCCCCGATGTCCCGGAACAGCTCGGCGGACCCGCCCGACTCCCCCGGCCGCCAGCCGTCGTCCGGCAGCCCGGCCCGGAGACGCCCGGACGCGTCCGGGAACTCCCAGATCAACCGGCGGGCCACCGACCAACCGAGCCCGTTGCCCGGCAACCCCTCCCGCCACCGCTGGTACGGCTGCGCCGACGCCGCCGGAAAACCCGCCTCAAGGGTCCGGGCCAGCGCCGTGAGCTGATCCCTGGCCTGCTTGCCCCGGGCACGCACCTCGGCCAGCGTGTCCGGATGGTCCCGCCGCACCGCCGCCGGCACGGTCGCCGACAGCGTCCCGTCGGCGCGGCGCCAGCGCAGCAGCACCTCCGCCGACACCGTCAGCACCGCCCGGTGGTCGCCGACCGGGACGACGCACTCACCGTCGGCGTCGAAGCCGAGATCGGGCAGCCGGAGCACCGCGTCGGGCCGCTCGGCGAGCCCGCGCCCGACCCGGGCGAGCATCCGGTCGAGCTGCCTCGGCATGCCCCTGTGCCGGACCACCTTCCGGGCGCCGAGCAACGCGGCCAGCGCCTCCGGGGTGGGAAACTCGCCGGCCGCCCGGGCCAGTTCGAACAGCAGTGCCTGCGAGGGCAGGGTGTTGGCGCTGGTCGGCGCGACCGCCACGCCGTGCAGTAACGGACGCAGCAGCTCGGGTAGCCACGGCTCGTCGCGGAGCAGCGCGATCCGGGTCGCCCGCCCGAGCACCTCCACCTCGGCCCCGTCGAACGCCTTGTCCGCCGCGTACGGCAACTTCCCCGAGTGGATCGCGGCGATCCGGGCCTGCGCGGCCTCGAGCGCCCGGCGGGCGAAGGAGAGGTACTCCGGGATGGCGGCGAGTCGCTGCCAGGCGTCGGGCAGCGGCGGCGGGGAGAGGTAGGACCGGTTCGAGGTGACCTCGGCGGCCAGGAGTTGCGCGGTCACGCCGAGCTTGGCCAGCAGGTCGAACTCGTCCCGGGCGAACGAGTTCAGCGACCAGGCGAAGAGTCTGGACAGGATCGGTCGGGTCAGCCCGCCGGCCAGCCCGGCGAGCGCGGCGACCGCGTACGGCTGGTCGTCCTGGCCGGCGCCGACCGCAGCCCTGGCGATGACCCCGGCCGAGCGTACCGCCGAGGGCGGCCAGGGGCCGTCGCAGCGGAGCAGAGTGCCGGTGGCCAGCAACGGGTTGACGGCGTATCCCTCGGCTCCGGTCCGACCCGCGTGTGCTGCCAGCAGCGCCGCGCACGACTCGGGGGTGAACCTCGGCTGCCGGTGCCGGAGCGCCTGCTCGACCTCACAGCGCACCGCCCAGCCGGGATGCCGGACACCCGTCTCCCGGCGCGGCAGGCCGCACGCCACCGCCAGCAGTACCCCGAACTCGCGGTCGTCTACCCGGGACAGCTCCACCGGCTGCGGCCCGGCCCCCGGCTCCACCGCCCCCGGCTCCACGGGCCCCGCCCGCCTCGGGTCGGTCATCAGGCGCAGCAGCCCCGCCGCGTACGGCGACAGCGGCACCGAGAACCTCGTTTCCCGTTCCGCACCGGACATCGTTCATCGACCGCCGCTCGTGGTCGTCGCGTCGACGCCGTCCCGCACCGTCATGGCGCCGCAGTCTAGGCCCGCCCTCCGACACCCTCTGCCCCCTGCAACCCCCGCTCCACCCCGGGTCCCCACCGCGTGCGCAGGGGCGCCGGGACCGATCTTGATGACTTCTTGTCGTCGGGACGACAAGAAGTCATCAAGATCGCAGGGCTGGTGAGGTGGGGTGGGGTTACATCGCCGTTGGGCCGGGCATCATCGCCGGTTCGGCCGGCATCGGGAGCTGTAGGAAGGTCGTCCCGCGCATGTCCAGCCAGGCGGCGCTCGGGGTACGCACCAGCCGGAGCATCACCTGCTCGCAGCCGGGACAGCGGGCGATCACCCCGGGTGCGTTGGCGTAGACCCGCAGCGAAGCCATCGGACCGGTCCGGCCACAGGAGGCGCACCGACCGGTCGCCGTGGTCAGGTCCACCGCGAACACGTCCCGCATCGGCCCGGCCAGCACGTTGCCGTCCAGGTACTCCATCCGGCCCGAATCGGGTCCGAGCTGCTCGGTCATCCCGCCTCCAACTGTTCTTGGCGATTCTCAGCCGGTCGGACCGAAACGTTCGGTCTTGATCCGTCGGGGTTCGTGCCCGAGCGCGACCAGGATGTCCGAGACCGCCTCGACGAAGCCGGTCGGGCCGCAGACGAAGTTGACCGGTTCGAGCTGTGCCGGCCAGCCGTGGCTGTTCAGGTCGGCGACGGCGACCCGGTGCGGCTGGGCGGAGAGCCCCTCCGGCACCTTCCGGGTGTAGACGTACGCGACGTCCAGGCCCCGGTCGTCCCGGACCCGCCGGCGCAGCTCGTCGGCGAAGTAGATGTCCTGATCGGAGCGGACCGAGTAGACCAGCCGGAACGGGACCCGGCTGTCCGCCTCCCGGCGGGCCCGGATCATCGCCATCAGCGGTGCGATGCCGGACCCACCGCCGACCAGCAGCACCGGCGCGGGATCGGTCGCCCGCCAGACGAAGTACCCGCCGACCGGGCCGCGGACCTCGATCCGGTCGCCTACCGAGAGGCCGTCGAGCAGGTACGGCGAGACCTCTCCGTCGGTCACCCGCTGGACGGTCACCTCGATCCGGTCCCCGTCGGCCGGTGCCGAGATCGAGTAGCTGCGCGCCGCCTGGTAACCGTCCTCGGCGGTCAGCCGCAGGTCGACGTGCTGGCCGGGCAGGTGTCCCGGCCAGTCCGG is from Micromonospora sp. WMMD1102 and encodes:
- a CDS encoding ferredoxin reductase; this encodes MKRTGWWVGRLVDRRDETVTAGTLVLEVPDWPGHLPGQHVDLRLTAEDGYQAARSYSISAPADGDRIEVTVQRVTDGEVSPYLLDGLSVGDRIEVRGPVGGYFVWRATDPAPVLLVGGGSGIAPLMAMIRARREADSRVPFRLVYSVRSDQDIYFADELRRRVRDDRGLDVAYVYTRKVPEGLSAQPHRVAVADLNSHGWPAQLEPVNFVCGPTGFVEAVSDILVALGHEPRRIKTERFGPTG
- a CDS encoding DUF4132 domain-containing protein, yielding MPLSPYAAGLLRLMTDPRRAGPVEPGAVEPGAGPQPVELSRVDDREFGVLLAVACGLPRRETGVRHPGWAVRCEVEQALRHRQPRFTPESCAALLAAHAGRTGAEGYAVNPLLATGTLLRCDGPWPPSAVRSAGVIARAAVGAGQDDQPYAVAALAGLAGGLTRPILSRLFAWSLNSFARDEFDLLAKLGVTAQLLAAEVTSNRSYLSPPPLPDAWQRLAAIPEYLSFARRALEAAQARIAAIHSGKLPYAADKAFDGAEVEVLGRATRIALLRDEPWLPELLRPLLHGVAVAPTSANTLPSQALLFELARAAGEFPTPEALAALLGARKVVRHRGMPRQLDRMLARVGRGLAERPDAVLRLPDLGFDADGECVVPVGDHRAVLTVSAEVLLRWRRADGTLSATVPAAVRRDHPDTLAEVRARGKQARDQLTALARTLEAGFPAASAQPYQRWREGLPGNGLGWSVARRLIWEFPDASGRLRAGLPDDGWRPGESGGSAELFRDIGGAALPPPDPAAPIRLWHPVRAAVAEVRAWRDLITDRRLRQPLRQAFREVYLLTPAEEQTGDHSLRFAAHVVRYRQLYALFKGRGWTAARMLGPWDGGDSAQAWRVLAGGAWRVGLHHDYLGEEQGVECAGTGRVWFERMAEGAWRPAPLTEVPVELFSEAMRDVDLFVGVTSIAADPHWIDGGRRYADYWQAESSRELGTTARVRREALARVLPRTKIADRCTLTDRYLVVRGELRTYKIHLGSANILMEPDDSYLCIVPARRKASGDLFLPFEEDRLGLILSKAFLLADDARITDPSIVAQLRPRG
- a CDS encoding DUF6510 family protein: MTEQLGPDSGRMEYLDGNVLAGPMRDVFAVDLTTATGRCASCGRTGPMASLRVYANAPGVIARCPGCEQVMLRLVRTPSAAWLDMRGTTFLQLPMPAEPAMMPGPTAM